The genome window tagtagagatgggtctccttcttgctcatgctgatctcaaactcctgacctcaagcagcgttcctcctgccttggcctcccaaagtgctaggattacagatgtgaaccaccacgcTCGGCCAAACCAAATGATTCTGAGctagatggctcatgcctgtaatcctagcactctgggtggctgaggtgggaggattgttggagctcaggagtttgagaccagcctgagcaagagtgagaccccatctctactaaaaaaatagaaagaaattagctggacaactaaaaagaaaaaaaagaatcacttggTTTCAGAGTCTGATCTCTGAGACAGTTTGTTAACCCAGTCATCAGATTCAGGCAATTCTCAAGGGACCAGTAATTTCAAAGAATCTACATCACTTAGAAACTTGTTAAAATCCAAATTATTGAGTCCCACCCAGCGGGTGCAGAATCAGAAACTCCAGGGCCCAGCAATCACTGCTTTAACCGGGTCTCCAGGTAATGAAGGTATAGCATTGAGGTATGACAAACACTATTCTAAAGTGCTGGGGACTCCCGCAGTAGCTCCAGGATAAAGACGTGACCCTAATCTTCATCATCCTGGCTGGCATGTAATTTGGAATCAGGAATCCCCAGTTGGCCTGCTGCATTCATAGTCACTTCAAAAACCCACTTTCTACCTTAGCTCACAATTCTTGGCAGTCTAAATGCTAAATCCTTGGCTGCTAGTCCCAGACCCTTTCCCGCCTCTGCTCAGCTTCTCCTGATGCACTTAACTCTTCTTCCCAATCTACCCGCACACCGCCCACCTCACAGCATTTTCCACAGAGTATGTGTAACAGACCAAGTGGATGCAAACTGAAGCCTGAGACAAGTACTTTGTACCCTGCTCTCTTACACAACCTCAATTTGCCACCATGCTGGCTGAGCACAGGGAAACCTGATTCTACCCTGTGAGCCGAGAACACAACAAGGACACAGAGGAAACACACCAGGAAGCTCCCTCTCCTGGGAATAGTTGTGGGGCCACCAAAGAGGAGGTAATGGGATATCGAATTATACAAAGCAATCATAGCTTAcgattaaaatattttgtgggaATACTGCTGTTGGCTATACATATAGAACactttaagaatattttccatgttttattttatcctaAGGTTGATGCTATggaataggtttttaaaaattaggggttacgggttgggcatggtggctcacgcctgtaatcctagcactctaagaggccaaggcgggtggatcgtctgaagtcgggagttcgaaaccagccggagcaagagcaagaccctgtctctactaaaaatagaaagaaatgaattgaacaactaaaaatacatagaaaaaatcagccgggcatggtggtgcatgcctatagtcccagctactctagaggctgaggcaggaggattgcttgagcccaggagtttgaggttgctgtgagctaggctgacgccatggcactctagcctgggcaaaagagtgagactctgtctccaaaaaaaaaaaaaaattaggggttattatcattatttttaaagtaaaaaaatcagtGAGGGTCATGATTTCTTCAGGCTCAGCTGAGAGGGAGCTGCATTGGATCAGGTTATTTCTGAGGCCCTATAGTCTATAGAACTGATTTCCATGTAGAAATTGACATTCTTGtgacatatatttgtttttgtatgaATTAATCTTCCACAAACACCATTTCATCATGTAACAATCCATAGCCCCCCAATTAATTCAATTAAACTAATCACTCAATAGCCCCCAGAATAAAATATAGGACCCTAGTATTCTAAACCCCACCGTCTGCTGTCTGCCCCTACCTTctctgatttattcttttttttctttttttttttctttttttttgagacagagtctcactctgttgcccaggctagagtaccctggcgtcagcctagctcacagcaacctcaaactcctgggcttacttgatcctcctgcctcagcctcccaaggagctgggactacaggcatgggccaccatgctcggctaattttttctatatatttttagttatccagctaatttcttctatttttagtagatacgaggtctcgctcttgctcaggctggtctccaaatcatgactttgagcaatcctcctgcctcggcctcccagagtgctaggattacaagagtgagccaccacacccgacccaCAGTTTTTGAGCACTATTCTGCCCCAAGCACTATCGGGATTAAAAGTGTGCAAGAACCAAGCAGAGAAGCATGATTCTTGCCCTCATTTTAGCTTAACTCTCCTTTCAAACTTATTTCCCACAAATACTTGTAAAATTGTTCCCTCAAGCCAAACTGGTCTGGACTTTtactttcctgcccttctgccgatGGACAAGCCAGCCCCTTCACTTGGTGGCTACTTACTCCTTCTCCATGTAGTCAGTTTCTGCAACCTGCACAACCCAATTCAAAGAAACTTctggcaggtgcagtggctcatgccttttaGCTGGGCGTATCCCAGCCTTTGGGTAGCTGAGATGGTAGGatggctggagctcaggagtttgagaccatccttgGCAGtatagtgagacctgtctctacaaaaaatgttttcagcTCTTTTTCGTGGCGCCTCGGAGGCAATCAGCTGCTTCACGATGAAGCTGAATATCTCCTTCCCAGCCACTGGCTGCCAGAAACTCATTGAAGTGGACGATGAACGCAAACTTCGTACTTTCTATGAGAAGCGTATGGCCACGGAAGTTGCTGCCGACGCTCTGGGTGAAGAATGGAAGGGTTATGTGGTCCGAATCAGTGGTGGGAACGACAAGCAAGGTTTCCCCATGAAGCAGGGTGTCTTGACCCATGGCCGTGTTCGCCTGCTACTGAGTAAGGGGCATTCCTGTTACAGACCAAGGAGAACTGGAGAACGAAAGCGCAAATCTGTTCGTGGTTGTATTGTGGATGCCAACCTGAGTGTTCTCAACTTGGTTATtgtaaaaaaaggagagaaggatatCCCTGGACTGACTGATACTACAGTACCTCGTCGTCTGGGGCCCAAAAGAGCTAGCAGAATCCGCAAACTCTTCAATCTGTCTAAAGAAGATGATGTTCGCCagtatgttgtgaggaagcccttaaataaagaaggtaagaaaCCTAGGACCAAAGCACCCAAGATTCAGCGACTTGTAACTCCACGTGTCCTGCAACATAAACGCCGGCGTATTGCTCTGAAGAAGCAGCgcactaagaaaaataaggaagaggctgcagaataTGCTAAACTTTTGGCTAAGAGAATGAAGGAGGCCAAAGAAAAGCACCAGGAACAGATTGCCAAGAGACGTAGGCTGTCCTCTCTGAGAGCATCTACTTCTAAGTCTGAGTCGagccaaaaataagattttttgagttaaataataaataagaccatatcctaaaaaaaaaaaaaaaaaaaaaaaaagttttcaaataatattaaaaaaaatcacttccccATATAATGTTACAATACTTTCAAATAATTCAACTGGAGAGGGGGAAGTAGATGGGGTAAGATGAAATAAGACCTCCATGAGTTAATAGTTGCATCTGATGAATGGGTACATAGGGAATGGGAGGTGGAGGAAGAATCATTctcattctttctacttttgtatatgtttgaacattttcacaataaaaaagttaaaattatatgtatatcagtaaatatgaatatt of Microcebus murinus isolate Inina chromosome 5, M.murinus_Inina_mat1.0, whole genome shotgun sequence contains these proteins:
- the LOC142870958 gene encoding small ribosomal subunit protein eS6-like; protein product: MKLNISFPATGCQKLIEVDDERKLRTFYEKRMATEVAADALGEEWKGYVVRISGGNDKQGFPMKQGVLTHGRVRLLLSKGHSCYRPRRTGERKRKSVRGCIVDANLSVLNLVIVKKGEKDIPGLTDTTVPRRLGPKRASRIRKLFNLSKEDDVRQYVVRKPLNKEGKKPRTKAPKIQRLVTPRVLQHKRRRIALKKQRTKKNKEEAAEYAKLLAKRMKEAKEKHQEQIAKRRRLSSLRASTSKSESSQK